In one Nicotiana tomentosiformis chromosome 6, ASM39032v3, whole genome shotgun sequence genomic region, the following are encoded:
- the LOC104108565 gene encoding serine/threonine-protein kinase ZRK1-like: MHHFGGLMRKLSSSASAERLKKKQHYLNNGSAVLEELLAVCDGNCRIPLRYLSATEIENAIKQSGRKIAYNVDGDIVTGSLDNRLVLVRFNNKKRFGIHRDIAITAQMSHLKNVLRLFGCCLEFAKPVLVYEYVEAISLCELLFNEGNHDRARRPLSWESRLRIVNEVASTVVYLHTEFSTPIIHRDIKPSKVIIDQISGAAKMVDFSLSISLPPGKLEVKDDVCGTILYIDPEYVRSGIVTQKTDVYSLGVLLFQLLTGKSWQEIIDIRVSTPVNVESQLQSYIKEGSAIDIADPAILEEHGIEIRQHLEDYLDLVKKCAALKGEDGPYMIQVAKELRRIENCFRDHQSKLNVYFNT, encoded by the coding sequence ATGCATCACTTTGGCGGACTTATGAGGAAACTATCATCCTCTGCATCTGCAGAAAGGCTGAAGAAAAAGCAACATTATCTAAATAATGGAAGTGCAGTGCTAGAGGAGCTTCTTGCTGTATGCGACGGAAATTGCCGAATTCCCCTCCGTTACCTAAGCGCCACAGAGATCGAGAATGCAATTAAGCAATCTGGAAGAAAAATAGCGTACAACGTCGATGGGGATATAGTTACGGGCTCGCTGGACAACCGGCTCGTTTTAGTTAGATTCAATAATAAAAAGAGATTCGGTATCCACCGAGATATAGCAATTACTGCTCAAATGAGCCATCTCAAGAATGTGCTGAGACTTTTCGGCTGCTGCCTTGAATTCGCAAAACCAGTTCTCGTATATGAATATGTTGAGGCTATAAGTCTTTGTGAATTACTTTTTAATGAGGGTAATCATGACCGTGCCAGAAGACCACTATCTTGGGAAAGTAGATTACGGATTGTGAATGAGGTCGCTTCTACAGTAGTTTATCTCCATACCGAATTTTCTACGCCTATCATCCACAGAGATATAAAGCCATCCAAAGTGATAATAGATCAGATTAGTGGCGCTGCCAAAATGGTCGACTTCTCATTGTCCATATCATTGCCTCCAGGAAAATTGGAAGTAAAAGATGATGTGTGCGGAACAATCCTGTATATAGATCCTGAATATGTCCGCTCGGGTATTGTCACTCAAAAAACTGACGTCTACAGCTTAGGGGTTCTTCTCTTTCAGCTATTAACTGGAAAAAGCTGGCAAGAGATAATAGATATTAGAGTTAGTACTCCAGTCAACGTCGAATCTCAACTCCAAAGTTATATTAAAGAGGGCAGTGCAATAGATATAGCGGATCCTGCCATTCTAGAAGAGCATGGAATTGAGATTCGACAACACTTGGAAGACTATTTGGATCTTGTTAAGAAATGTGCTGCGTTAAAGGGAGAAGATGGACCATATATGATTCAAGTTGCAAAGGAATTACGCCGAATTGAGAACTGCTTCCGTGACCATCAGTCAAAATTAAATGTTTATTTTAATACATGA
- the LOC104108559 gene encoding non-functional pseudokinase ZED1-like produces the protein MVKFDKHLVLNSLWHHGYHHNIFRDIAITAQMSHLKNVLKLVGCSLELENPVMVYEYVDAITLYELLFLEGNHDQNRKSLSWGSRLRIANEIASIIVFLHSEFSTPIIYRNLSASNVIIDQNSGVAKIMDFSLSISLPQGELEVAGAVCGHSGYLDPEYIQSGIASQKTDVYSFGVVLFQLLTGKKMSILNGKMIDFTKIPHVETNIEEGSVMDIADPTILEEHGVEIRQQLEDYLDLVKKCTGYKGEEKPYMIHVAKELRRIENR, from the coding sequence ATGGTTAAGTTCGACAAACACCTTGTTTTAAATAGCTTGTGGCACCATGGCTATCACCATAATATTTTCCGAGATATAGCAATTACTGCTCAAATGAGCCATCTCAAGAATGTATTGAAACTTGTTGGTTGCAGTCTAGAATTGGAAAACCCAGTTATGGTATATGAATATGTTGACGCTATAACTCTTTATGAGCTACTTTTCCTAGAGGGTAATCATGATCAAAATAGAAAATCATTATCTTGGGGAAGTAGATTACGGATTGCCAATGAGATTGCTTCAATAATTGTTTTTCTCCATAGCGAATTCAGTACGCCCATCATCTACAGAAACCTAAGTGCATCAAATGTGATAATAGATCAGAACAGCGGCGTTGCAAAAATAATGGACTTCTCATTGTCCATATCATTGCCTCAAGGAGAACTGGAAGTAGCAGGTGCTGTGTGCGGACATTCTGGGTATTTAGATCCTGAATACATACAATCGGGTATTGCTAGTCAAAAAACTGACGTCTACAGCTTCGGTGTTGTTCTCTTTCAGCTATTAACGGGAAAGAAAATGAGTATACTTAATGGTAAGATGATAGATTTTACAAAGATTCCCCATGTCGAAACCAATATTGAAGAGGGCAGTGTAATGGATATAGCAGATCCTACCATTTTGGAAGAGCATGGAGTAGAGATTCGACAACAACTGGAAGACTACTTGGATCTTGTTAAGAAATGCACCGGTTACAAGGGAGAAGAGAAACCATACATGATTCATGTTGCAAAAGAATTACGCCGAATTGAGAACAGATAA